The genomic window tttgcgcgttggcctgctaaccccagggttgtgagctcaatccttgaggggaccatttagggatctggggcaaaaaaatctgtcagggggtacttggtcctgctgtgaaggcaggggactggactcaatgatctttcataGTCCCTTCCCACTCTATGAGATCGGTATAGCTCATATGAGAGAGCAagtagaaatattggaaacaGATGGTTatgtacaaaacaaaaacataacatGCCTTCTAGACTTAATTAACAAAATACTCTGATGTCTTGTAGAGTATTGCTCACCCAGAATTTCATCGCCAGGCTGGCTCAGCCCCTTTCACAAGACAAACACAGTTAGCTTGCTTCCTTGATGAAGGAGTCTCTGCGTTTCCTTGTATCCCCCAGATATACCCTAACAATCCTCTGTCTTTAGTCAGAAACAGGACACCCCCTGCTGTTTGTTGTATCCTGTGAATTTCCTCTCTGGTAGTTTTCAAAACCTTTTCTTCTGCCTGGGGCTCAGTATGAAAATAGACCCAACATTGCCATGAACTGTAAGCCTGACACACATATGACCAGTCAGGAAAATAGGCAATTTGGTACCGcttgcctgaaaggaacttgccAGAGTTatgtcacctcctggtgacctgctTTAACTTTAAGACCTtaggaacataattttcagtatagatacTTAACTGCTTAAATCTGATCTGTACACACATTTTGCTGTGATTGTGTTAACCAGCGGGCTAGCGGCTctcagtagagacctcacataCCCCTTTTGGTGAACTATTTTACATACATCTGACCCAGGAATTCCCGTAAAAAAAACCCTATGCactcctgtgccctctgccagctggcatGCAGAGGTCTCTGGGTCACAAGTCTCTTAATTCAAAATACAGTCAATGGAGCTGAAATGAGTATCATAAACTAAACACAACACAATAATTCCTCTGAAGGCTGCTTTTGACTGGCTTCTATTAAAACTTGTCAGCTCATTGGACCTGCCCATTTAACTGATAACAAACCTACATCCCTATAAACCACgggggcaacctatggcacgcacaCCAAACACGGCACGCCAGCCGATGGTgagtggcacgctgctgcctgccgcagtcccggcccccagccccactaacccccccgcccaccgctctcccctgcgggggcaggaggcagaagcttagTCCtgtggcagccaagcttccccctcccccgcttcttcccccagcctggtgctttcctgccccttctcctctccctccctgcgccaaccagctgatggcccttgcgagggggagGGCGGAGAGTGGCAGCGTGCTCGCTGCTCCGTACAGGCCACAGAGAGGGatagggacggggccttggggaagggggtggaacagggcacaacccttccagccccctgccatgagccgctcagggcagggggctgggagcacccccacgggctgagcaccccagccctctgccctgacccccacacacactcagccttctgccgtgaacccccccacaaccccagccctctgccctgaccccccccacactcagccttctgccatgaacccccccacaaccccagccctctgccctgaccccccccacactcagccttctgccgtgaacccccccacaaccccagccctctgccctgaccccccccacactcagccttctgccatgaacccccccacaaccccagccctcttccctgacccctgaacccccccacccacacccagctttctgccctacacccctcacaccccccagccctctgccctacaccccccacacaccccagccctctgccctgacccctgaacctccctccctccctggtctggggtcccggctgccagccccttgccagccggcgtcccggccgcaggccccgctcagcccactgccggcctaggtgaacagaaccccaggctggcagtgagctgagcaggctggcagcATAAGAtcagaattttaatttaattttaaatgaagcttcttaaacattttgaaaaccttgtttactttatattaTATAACtcaactattattgtatgtacacttacagaaagagaccttctaaaaatgttaaaatgtattcctggcaggcaaaaccttgaattagagtgaataaatgaacagtcagcataccacttctgaaaggctgccgacccctgctataaacCTTACTCACTGATCCGAAGTTAAGGACCCCCTTGTGCCGTAAAGCTGGGGAACTTACTGTGTATTCAGTTTGGTTGTTGTAGGCTTTTTCGCTGATCAGAGCCTAGGATCCCTTCTGGGCTCTAGCAGTTTTCGTCCTTCAGTTGCTTTCTAAGATCAGCTTCATTCCTTTCCTCTTCCCCAGTGCTATGTTACAGGATTTGCCTTCTGAGAGGCGGAGTCTGGCTCCCTGGATTTTATTTCCAGGAAGTGGAGATCAAGATTTTTTGGTTAGAGTTCAGAGTACAAAGCTGGATGTGTGATCAACTTGGAAGCCTGAAGGCAAAAGCTACCTGAGTGCAAGAGCTACTGCTCAGAAAGGGATCCCAGCCTCCCAACAACTTAATAAAAACCTACAACTAAACTGCCCCTCAGTTCTTCAGCTTTGCAATACAATCGAGATTCTGAACATTAACTCAGAGACTGGCAGTTAGTAACTAACTTTGTTCTCTATTAAAGGGATAATTTTAAGGTGATCATTATACCATAGACTAAGAAGGAAAGTCTCACAAATAGGATCGAAATGGACAATAGTTCaaaaagagagacaaggtgagggaggtaatatcttttattggaccaacttcttctgctggtgagagagacaagctttcgagattagatagagctcttcttcaggtctcatctctgtctctctcaccaatagaagttggtccagtaaaagatgttacATCACCTATCTTGCATCTCTAATACcccgggaccaacatggctaccacagcactgcatacaacaatggttTCCAAAGGCACTTGGCAATTTTATAAGTTCGTATAACCAAGAGACATGATGAATATCTGTTTTTAAAGTGGAGTTATTGTACTTTGTTATTGCTTGCATTGAAAGGGCAATGAGGAATTAGATTAATAATATTTAGCTTTTACTGAGCACATCCATGGGtctcaaagtgccttacaaaagagggtgagtgggtgggattttcaaaagtgcctcagtgACTCAGAAGTACACGTCATATTGACGTTCAGCGGGAcatgtgctcctaagtcacttcagTGCTTTTAATAATAAGCTCCAGCACTCTATTCTATTCTTATATAGGTTTTTAtaggtatctgagcaccttgcagtagtgcattaagcatcACCATCCCCATGGTACAGAAGGGAAAAACTGAGACACAAGGTGGGATTTtgcagctgggatggggaggtgcCAAGGTAGCTTCACATTGTTTCAGGAGCCAGAGTAGCCCCTGGCGTAAGTCAGAGTAGCTCTAATTTATGGCAGCAGCACAAAAATCTCATCAACAGAACAGTTATCAGACTTGGCTAAGGTTACACAGCAGGTCATTGTCAGAGTACAGGTCACTTTACTCCCAGTCCAGAGCTCTAGCCACTGAATCTCACTGCTGCCACATATGCTCTTCTAGTTATTAACCATTTTATTACATTGTgcggagccttttttaaaaatcagcatcacGTTTGCTATCCTGCAATCATCTGGTACATAGGCTGATTTAAGTAAACCACagctagtagttctgcaatttatttgagttccttcagaactcttgggtgaatgccgtctggtcctggtgatttattactgtttaatttatcaatttgtcctGAAACCTCTTCTACGGACACCTCAATCAACAGTTCCtcggatttgtcacctaaaaagaacggCTCAGATGTGGAGATCTCCCCCTCATCCTCTTCAGTGAAAACCAATTCAAacattaatttagcttctctgtcaGAGCCTTGTCAtctctgagtgctcctttagcaacaCAATCATCCAGTGGATCCACTGACTGTTTGGCGggatttctgcttctgatgtacttttttgctgttagtttttgtgtacttagctagttgctcttcaagtTCTTTCTTGGTCTGTTATATTATAcatttacacttgacttgcctgagtttatgcttctttctattttcctcactaggacttaaatttccaatttttaaaggatacaTTTTAGCCTCTAATCATCTCTTTTATTCAGCTGCTTAAGCATGGTGGAATTTTTTTGGTCCTTTTACTGCCTCAGTTATGGTGCttttaaatagtctccatgcaGTCTGCAGGCATTTCCCACTTgtaactgttccttttaattgccatctaactagcttcctcatttttgtgtagttacctgttttgaagttaaatgctattgtggtgggtttctttggcatttctCCCCCTCcaagaatgttaaatttaattacatcatTGTCGCTATTACTGAGACGTTCAGCTATATTTACCTCTCTTGGCCATattctgtgctccacttaggattaaaatcaagaattgcctctccccttgaggGTTCCAGGACAAGCTGAACCAAGACGCAGTCATTTaatgtgtctagaaattttaccTCTGCATCCCTTTTTGAGTTgccatgtacccagtcaataagAGGACAGTTGaaattattattgggttttctgtctTCATAGCCTCTCTAAACTCTGTCAAAGTCACCATCGCCTTCAGGTGGTCAGTagcatattcctactgctatactcggATTATTCaaacatgaaatttctatccatagagattctatggttcaGTTTAATTCATTTTAGATTTTTACTTTACTTGACTATGCtgtctttcacatatagtgccactcccccaccagctctgtcattcatatatattttgtaccctcaTATTATCGCAAatccattgattatcctcattacACCAAGTTTCCAttatgcctattatatcaatatcctcatttaaggccaggcactctagttcacccatcttagtatttagacagCTTGCATTTGTCTGATGAAACATAGGGAAGCCTTTTCTTCATATCTCCATTTGGCATCTGAATGTCGAGCCTGTCATCTGCTCTTTATAATGTGCGTCAAATATCTCATTCTGAGCCACGGtgaagtaattcttccagtctCCTGCCATCCCTgatgggaagaaaacaaaagaatgGCTAGTTTATTCTCCCCTTCTGGGCTCCTGCCCCACTTCTGAGGTTCTGGTTCTGTTATCTTCTTTCCCAAAGATACTCCAAAAGGCCCTAGCATAGCACTGTGGTCCTAAGTCAGGTTTTTGGTGTTCTCTTTGCTTAGGTGCTTAACAGGAACAAAGGAGAAAATGAAACAGATCAAAGGGCTGCAAGAGACTTTCCAGTTAAGCAAGTTAAGGTTAGAAGCAGCGGGAAACATGTATTTGAGGTTGATGGGGTTCACACAAACTTTACAGTGTCCTCACTGCTGGGGACTGTGTGTGAGTCGGGAGCAGAGGGGTCCTACGGAACAtctcttcacaccagtcatgcaTCTCAGGATGTATGATTAATGCACGTACATTCTCCAAACTTCCGAGTGATCTTGgatgctcaacttgagacacctttaaGGGTCCccaattttcagaaaatgctcaGTACCCACCTTCTAAAACTCAAAACCTTAAAAGGTGTCTCAGGCTGGTCACCCAAAAGCACCAGGAACTTTGGAAAACTTAGGCCAGTGTCTATTTTTCCTTCTCAAGAGAGAAAAGGATCTTTGTATCCAAACAATTGTTTTTAAGATGCATGCAAGAAACACCACCAGTAATTAGCACTGTTGAACTGTCAATGGATATTCTGTGCACTCCCAAATTGAGGACGCTGACATCTGTGATCTCTTCCTGCAGGCCACAGTCACATATTAACTCAGGTCCAGGCATGGCAAATCACTAATGTTATTTGTATCGCACCTGAAGTCCCCCACTAGGGTAAGTACTGTACGCAAACATAGTAGGAGACAAACTGTGCCTGGAGGAGTTTATAGTGTAAACGAACAAGGGCACTTCCTTCTGGATATCCCCGTTTTGCAGATGGCAAAAGTGAGGCACATGGAAATCAAGGCCCActtcctcaaagatatttaggctcccaATAGCCGTTGATTTCAGGGCCTCAGAGACTTGCCCAATGCCACATGGCGAGTTAATATTGGAGCAGGAAACAGAACTCGCATTTCCTGAAGCCCCAGTTAGTGCCAAAACCACAAGATCAATCATGCTCTCCAGAGTGCTACACCAGGATCTGCATGGTAGAAAATAAACAGGAGAACCTTCCTTATAGTCATTTATCTGAGCTGGGCCTTCCATATGCAGCTCCACCATTAACTGGGCTTGGCTCACAGAGAAAAACACTGACCCTGGGAATTTCCCTTCCTGTGAAAGTGGAATCAGGAGCTAGTAAGAATTGTAGAAAACAGTTCCTGCTGTTATCTTATGGCTTTTCCTGTAAACCTCTTACCTTTCCTCATGAATGGAGACACAGTGTGGTCCATAGCCCAGACTGGCATCATTTCATAGTTAGCAGTAGGATTCTTCTTCATCTCCTGGAAGGAGGTATGGTGGAGGATTTTATTCACCACTTCCTCCTTCAGGTCCTTTCCCAGAAACTGGAGCACCTTCTCTATTTCGCGCTTTGGGTcctgcagagagacaggcagacaGACTCTCAGGTGGTGAGACATGATGAAGGATAATATGTTACTGAGCAGAAGTTTTCCTAGCCACTCTTGGATGTGTTGGTAGAATGTGACACATCTTTCTTGTATTCATTTGGGACCTAATCCAGAGACCAGTGGGTTGTGGAGTAGGCCTCTGATGAGCAAAGAGCAGCTCTTTTAATGAGTGATGCATCATAATAACCAATGATTTCTAGAGCCcagaaaaacttttgaaaaaaaggaTCAGCAAAGGCTTGCTATCCTGTACAACCAACTTTAAACAAAACACGCCATTTACCAAGTGGGCTGCTACATACAGTACTAATACCACACTAGCATTCTAGAAGCAGAGCGTATAAGTTCATAGAATCAGTGaagagaggaggggcaggggaaaaaaaatcagaagcccATTGTAAATATTAAAAGTAAATTGCTTTAATCTGAGATCTCACAGAAAGGGCATTAATTAAGCTTCTAAAGTTCTAGCACTGATAGTCATATGAAATGGCCTCCCCTTTTAAAGGCAGAGACGGAAGCTAGCCGAAACCTTTAAACAAAATTCTCACCAGCCCTAAACTCTAACTTCAGCCTAACTGCAGCTCAGCTATATAATCTCTTGGCTCCATCCCTTACTGGTTTTAGGCAATCAGCCACTTCTACATACTTTTTTATTCTTTTGAGTGTGCCTGTtgtattcccccccccttttaaaaCACCTTTCCATCTTGTTTTCTGTAGCCAGGAGGAAAAAGGGGCCCCTCACCAACAAACCACCCAAAATCCAAAACAACCAAAGTTAGAACAAACCAACCAAGTAATATTAATCGGTTCCCTACTCTTCAATGAGAAGCTGCAGTGTGGCCTTCCCTGAAATGCTGCAGTTCTAGCACCAGGGAGTGCTGGGGAAAGGTATAAATAGCagcccttaggcctggtctacagtaagGGAGGGGGTCGAACCAGGGTACgcaagtaccctagttcgactgacttacccatccagacgcggcggggtcgaactccgcagctccaaggtcgactctgccaccgccatttgcggtggtggagttccggagtcgaccggagcatgCGGgaagttcaaactatcgcgtcttgattagacgcgatagtttgaactccgagaagtcgaactcaccgcgtcgacccggacggtgagtatagacctacccttagaagcCCCCTGCCTCATATGACCTTAAGTGGAGTCTAGTAGCCCATGGCTAGTATTGTAGCTGCTTCTGGTTCCAGTGAGAACTCAACCCAAACCCCTTGCCTTAAGGTAAGAATAGCTAAAGcttctctacacacacacaaaaaagtaccAGCATAGCTATGCAGGTAAAACTTCCTGTATACACACTCCCATCTCAGGCTTTCCCCAAGATAAGCCCTAAGTGTCTTCTTTTGAGAGATAATGAAGCCAGGTCTGCAGTTTGCAGCCTGCAGTGGAGTGAGTgagtggttggttggttggttggttttctttctttcttaagttACAGCCAACTCAAGGGCTCAACCCCTTAACCTTTGTGGAGGTTTGCTGAGTCACAACCAGCTTCACCTGCCAAATAGATTTCAGCTGCATTCACCCCTGCACAGAACATTATGGATGTAATTGTACAACTGCCAGCAATCTCGCTCAGTGTgtgtacacagagatcttccggcggtatatcaactcatctagacgtttgcctagttttacaacaggctacataaaaagcactagcaaagtcagtacaaccGAAAATTTCATACAGCCAAAAGgagaaagtaagtaatttttTAGTAATGGTGCGTGgtgacacttttatatttttatgtctcattttgcaagcaagtaggtttttaagtgaggtgaaacttgggatacacaagacaaatccgACTCCTGAAAGTGAGTCCAGTAGTCtggaaaccactgatctagagctCCGTATTTAGGTGTGTAAATAGGAGCTGGGTTTTTCTGGAAATCTAGTCGCTGTTGTGGGTGCGCTTTTGAAACTCTTGCCTTAAGTGACTCTGATGCAGAATGGAACAAACCTAAAGCCCCCCTGACTCCCTTCCTGTACTTAGTCACCAAACTACCCTGTGTTCCCCCTCAGCACTTCAGTGTGTAAAATCTATGACCATGTGTGTTCGTTGTGATGCTGTCTGTCTGAATGCAAAGATGCGAGACATGAGACTATTTAAGGATGGCTCAAATATGAATTAAAGATCCATTAGACTCCTAATATGTCACTGACTCAGGCTAAGCCTGGTACCTCCTTCCTCTTTGTTAGTGCTCTGGGTGCAAAAGAGAACTGGCTGGGGAAGAACCCTGTTGATTGATTTGCCTGGTGGTGGTGATTTGCCTGGTGGTGGGAGCTCACTAAGAGGGGCAGGATGTGTGTGTTGGCAGGGGGCTTATTGTGTTACCTAGAAGATGAGAGGAGGGTCTTGGTCCCTCCGTCCCCTCCTAGTTCTACCTTCTCTTGGGGTTGATAGGGGCACAAAAGGGAGTGTTTATGGACCAGACTTAAATCAGGTCTGGGGAAAAGCCAGGGTCATTGCTTTCTAAACCAACGGGACATGAGCCATCTAGCAGTTTAGGGATTGTTTACCATATTATTATAAGAAGCTAAGGGGCAGGTTAAAATGAATCATGGCTTGGATCAACTGAATCCACTGTCATACCTATGGGTGGCGCTGGCAGCCATAGGCAGGAAGTTTGGGGCTGTGGACTCGCTGCCTTAGTTCCGCACTGAACGTGGCTGGTTCCGGCATTGTTTTGTTAATATTCCAGATAGACGTCAATGTGCCTCAgagccaaatgcaaagtattgTCCCATTGGGTGTAGTAAAATAGGCGACTTCAGCACCACCCCTCCACTCCTAACGATGCCAGTGTTGCAAATGGACATGCAGGGGAGGAACGATGAATTTCTGGACTGGCACTCAGGAGATGTGCGTTCAACTCCTGGGTCTGTGACAGATTCCCtctaggcaaatcacttaatctgtcAGTATCTCAGTTCAACAGGAGTAACACTGCTGCCCTCCCATCAGGCGTGTTGTGAGGCTACACTCGTTAATGATTGGGACATGCTCAGATAGGACAGTGAGGGGAGCTCTACACATACCTAGATAGATGTTAAAATCACCCTCCTTCCTTAGCGAAAGGGGGCATTTGGAGCAGGATCCCCTGGCATCTGGTCATCGCTTCCCCTTCCTCACCTTTTTCATGTCCTCGTAGAACATGTACAGAATTCGATAGGCCTTTTTCTTCTCCCACCAGCCTTTGACATGATCGTACCAGGATCCATAAGCCACTTCATCCAGATTGAAACAAGCAACAaagaaaaggaggagagagacatcACAGCTAGTACTGAGTGTCACAGGGGACGTGAGCTGTTAGGTTATTATACcagtctcccagcaggaggctgggagccccattgctTGGGACGTTTAAAACCAGGCTGGACAGAAGAGTGGACTGTGTGTTATGTGCACTAATCctgcccaggggcaggggtggatgGGATGAACCGCTAGTCCTTTTTCTTCAATAACCAGCTGGAATTTTTAAAGGCATCTAAGGGTATGTTGTCTGGCCAGGGGTTTTGTCTAGTTAGACTGTGCCATCTGGGGAGGAGCCATGTCGTTCTCTGTGTGTGCGCGGTGCCTGCGTGGAGCTGTTGGGCCCCACTGCAATGCCAACATTAAATAATCATTATTATTTTGGCCTCAACAAGGCTTTGCAAACTCCTCTTCTAAGGAGTGTGTAAACATTCTGGTGGGTTTGGAGTCTTGGCCCCAGGCCAGAAACGTTCGGGCTCTGCTCCTGAAGGGGGAGGATTGTGAGGGCACCGAGTATAGTAACAATTATTTCTGTTACAGTAGCCCTGTGGGATTCCCTCGTGTTAAGTACCGTACCCACATAGAGCTCACAATCTAATTAGATAAGACAAGATGGGAGGGCAAATGGAGTCACAGAGcggtgactggcccaaggtcacacagggaggtgaagtgactggcCTACGGTCACCCATCAAGtaagtagcagagctgggactagaacccaggtcatTTCACTTCTAGTTCTGTGCCCTGTCCACTGAACCATGTTGCCATGGCCTAATGTTCACAAACTGCACTAAGGAACTCACCGTCCTGCCACGCTCTGAGGAGCCAAGGGAAGTCATTGACACTGAACCCTTTAGAGCCCAACTGAATAACATATCCCTGGATTCCTGCCCAGGGGGTGAAGGGAGAATTGCTTTTCTGTTGTTTACGATCTTATGCCACACCTGTTACTGTGGTGTCTGAGAGGTTACTCCTACCTTTCCCAGCCATAAACTTCCCCAGGAACTCATCCCAGGTGCCGGGGTCTGGATGCATCTTTGCCATCAGGTAGAAATGGTAATAAGAGACAGCCACGTCCTTGGCATTTCGGGCAAGGTAGATCATCTGCAGGACAGAAAAGGGAATGTAGTGCAGTCTGAATTAGCAGGGACTGCGACCCCCTGCATAGGTCTGGAAGAGATTTCCCCTGCTCCAGTACAAACACCATCACTGCACAACTGGCATATGAATTATGGGGAGGTTGCCTTTCTGAGGTGTTGGGCACTGGAGGCTGCTGGAACCAGGAGGCAGGCCTAGGTGAGCTGACAGATGACAATTCCTGCATCACCATGTCACTCTGGAGCTGGTTACCTTGCAGTCCTGCTCCCAGAAGGAGACGGGGAGGAGCTGAACTGGGAGGTGGGTCTTCACTAGCCGAGGCGATGGCATCATAGCCAGCTGCTCTGTGCCTGGAAAACACACAGGGGGTAAAGGTATcgtctggagcacctggcacgtCCTGAATGAACAGCTTGCGCTCACTGGAGAATGAATCTGCACTTCCTGCCTCTTCCTTTCATGATGCCTAGAAAGAGGGAGATGTGGCTAAATGCCCCCCCGCCCATCCTAACTCTCCTGTGGCTGGCAGCCTTCTCGTGCATAACCGCTGCACCTGAATCTTTGATCAGCTCCACTGATTTGTTCATTGCAGCCACCAGTCCAAATTTACCTTCTCTCTTTAAAACCCCCCATGGAACCACTTCAGCTTGTCTCTTGGACCCTGCCTGTCcctctgctgccctgccctgccctgtccctctGCCCATTTAGCTCTGGTTTCCTCTGTGATGCGCCAAACAATCCTGTAACTGGTGGTGCAGATTCACCCTCTTGGCAACTGCTGCTGGCTAGAATGACTTTCCTGCATCTCTCCGCCTCATTCAAGAGGGCCTCTCTCATTTCAGATCTCATCCTGGCCGACTACTccttagttaagcactggaacaggtcaCCAAGGGAGGCTGTCGAATCCCCACCtttggaggttttaagaacaggttagacaaagacCTATCAAGGATGAtttaggtatacttggtcctgcctctgcaCAGGGAGGTGGACTAGAAGGCCTCTCAAAGtgccttccagcccaacatttctatgattagaagcagcaaaaggaaaaataaattatgattatttatatagcactgcCAGTGCTTTACAGACATGACGGGGTCTCTGAGCctaagagtttacagtctatCTACACACGGGTAGAGACCTGGGCTAGGATGGGAACAAAAGCAGCGTAATTGTCCCTTACTCCATTTAAACGTTTCACATGAGAATCACAGTGAGAGAGCTGCTTTCTTCTGACACGGAACAAGGAACTCCACCAGAATAAGCTAAACCTAAGGCTGTGTCCCTAATGCTGCTCTGTTTCACTCTAGAGTTTCTGGCTTCCAGCTACAGATTCAAAGAAGCAGAACACACATCACACACTAGTGCCGCAACATTTTTCTACTGACTTTGTTTTTCTGTGATGAGGAGCAGGATTAATAAGCAGGAAACAAATGAGTTTTAAGGCAGGCTTTGGGGGCGAATGGGATAATGTGATGCTGGCTGGGTCAGGGAAGGTGTTCCTGGCTCTATAATTGCGTGTTTAACCCTGTAAAGCATGTTGGTGTACAGTTTGTACAAAGACAATATAAAACCAGCTGCCTTGTTGTAGAGGTTGAATTACATACAGTATTAGAATCAGTCCAGAGACAGcattcctgcttctcctccttccaTGGCTCCTGTGGGAGGGGACT from Mauremys mutica isolate MM-2020 ecotype Southern chromosome 5, ASM2049712v1, whole genome shotgun sequence includes these protein-coding regions:
- the LOC123371099 gene encoding sulfotransferase 1 family member D1-like, yielding MEHLSRQELEVIHEIPLYRAFVEKWAQVESFQARPDDLLISTYPKSGTTWISEIVDMIYNDGDEGKCKRDAIFNRVPFMEMSCPELLSGTEQLAMMPSPRLVKTHLPVQLLPVSFWEQDCKMIYLARNAKDVAVSYYHFYLMAKMHPDPGTWDEFLGKFMAGKVAYGSWYDHVKGWWEKKKAYRILYMFYEDMKKDPKREIEKVLQFLGKDLKEEVVNKILHHTSFQEMKKNPTANYEMMPVWAMDHTVSPFMRKGMAGDWKNYFTVAQNEIFDAHYKEQMTGSTFRCQMEI